A single Watersipora subatra chromosome 7, tzWatSuba1.1, whole genome shotgun sequence DNA region contains:
- the LOC137400695 gene encoding protein FAM200C-like yields the protein MEKLVLGKVAERKKSAISLSNNTIQRRITEMSENINKQLVEEIRNALFGLFSIQLDESTDVESCAQLLVFARYMYVNNENIKEAFLFCSALKTTIHASKILDKVSQFSETEKLSWETYAAAAQMVLYQC from the coding sequence ATGGAGAAGCTTGTGCTTGGTAAAGTGGCCGAAAGAAAGAAATCTGCGATATCATTGTCAAATAACACTATTCAAAGGCGAATAACTGAAATGAGTGAAAACATCAACAAACAGTTGGTAGAGGAAATTCGAAATGCACTTTTTGGATTGTTTTCTATTCAACTTGATGAATCAACAGATGTGGAATCGTGTGCTCAGTTGTTGGTCTTTGctagatacatgtatgtcaacAATGAAAACATCAAAGAGGCGTTCCTTTTCTGCAGTGCACTCAAAACAACTATACACGCCTCTAAAATTCTTGACAAGGTTTCACAATTCTCCGAGACTGAAAAGCTGTCATGGGAAACTTATGCGGCTGCTGCACAGATGGTGCTCTATCAGTGTTAG